A stretch of DNA from Microbacterium saperdae:
GGGGTGCTGTTCTCGTTCCCGACGGTGATGTAGCCCATGATCCTGATCCTTTCGGTTCCGGTGAGAACGATCGTTCTCGCTCGATGTCCTCAATCTAGAGAACGATCGTTCTCATGTCAAGTATACTTCTGGGTATGACCGAAGAAGACGCCCGCGAACGCATCCTCGCCGCCGCCGAGGAGCTCTACTACCGCAAGGGCTACGCGGCTGTCGGCATGGACGAGCTGCGCCAGAGCGCCGGTGTGTCGTTGCGTCGCCTCTACGGACTGTTCCCCGCCAAGAACGACATCGTCGCCGCGGTGCTCGCGCGCAAGCACGCCGAGTGGGAATCCGGGTTGTCGACGGCGGTGGCGGATGCCGGAGACGACCCCCGTGCGCGGCTGCTGGCGGTGTACGGCTACCTGGAGGACTGGTTCTGCACCGACAGTTTCCGCGGCTGCGCATTCATCAATGCGTTCGGCGAGCTGGGAGGCACCCACCCCGAGGTCGCTGCGGTCGTGCGCGCGCACAAGGCATCGTTCCAGGCGTACATGGCCGGACTGGTCGCCGAGATCGGCGCTCCTGCCGCGCTCGCTGCGCAGCTGTCGATCCTCGCCGAGGGAGCGCAGAGCACCGCGGCGATCTCCGCTGATCCGCAGGTCGCGGTGCAGGCCCGCGGCGCTGCCGAGGTGCTGATCGACGCCGCCGTCCCCACGCGGGTCTGAGGAGCGAACCAGGTTCTGCCAGTACCGGTTACGTCCTGACCTCCCGTGCGCGGGGCGCGGCTCCTACGGTGGAGGACAGGACGGCGCTGCGTGGCGTGACCCCCGGCCTGCGAAAGGACTCACCATGATCGATCTCACTCTGAACAACGGCGTCACGATGCCCGCGCTGGGGCTCGGCGTCTTCCAGAGCGCCCCGGAGGAGACGGCCGCCGCCGTCGCGGAGGCTCTGCGCATCGGGTATCGCC
This window harbors:
- a CDS encoding TetR/AcrR family transcriptional regulator, translated to MTEEDARERILAAAEELYYRKGYAAVGMDELRQSAGVSLRRLYGLFPAKNDIVAAVLARKHAEWESGLSTAVADAGDDPRARLLAVYGYLEDWFCTDSFRGCAFINAFGELGGTHPEVAAVVRAHKASFQAYMAGLVAEIGAPAALAAQLSILAEGAQSTAAISADPQVAVQARGAAEVLIDAAVPTRV